The following are from one region of the Sorghum bicolor cultivar BTx623 chromosome 2, Sorghum_bicolor_NCBIv3, whole genome shotgun sequence genome:
- the LOC8054884 gene encoding ras-related protein RABA3 has product MVALGQGGNRTKEAEEEAAARWESEKEAEIDYVFKVVVVGDSAVGKTQLLARFTRDEFALDSKSTIGVEFQTRTLTLHRKRVKAQIWDTAGQERYRAVTSAYYRGALGAMVVYDVTRRATFEHVARWVEELRAHADGSSTVVALIGNKADMPAGRREVAADEAARLAEEQGLFFSEASALTGDNVERAFLTLLEEVFAVVSRRALELDEARRMRGDQGQGDGGRGGEVLSLKGTAVDVGSIMETSAMKRSSQCACS; this is encoded by the exons ATGGTGGCGCTCGGGCAGGGGGGGAACAGGACgaaggaggcggaggaggaggcggcggcgcggtgGGAGAGCGAGAAGGAGGCGGAGATCGACTACGTGTtcaaggtggtggtggtgggcgaCTCGGCGGTGGGCAAGACGCAGCTGCTGGCGCGCTTCACCCGGGACGAGTTCGCGCTCGACTCCAAGTCCACCATCGGCGTCGAGTTCCAGACGCGCACCCTCACGCTCCACCGCAAGCGCGTCAAGGCGCAGATCTGGGACACCGCCGGGCAGGAGAG GTACAGGGCGGTGACGAGCGCCTACTACCGGGGCGCGCTGGGCGCCATGGTGGTGTACGACGTGACCCGGCGCGCCACGTTCGAGCACGTGGCGCGGTGGGTGGAGGAGCTCCGCGCGCACGCCGACGGCTCCTCCACCGTCGTGGCGCTCATCGGGAACAAGGCCGACATGCCCGCGGGGAGGCGCGAGGTGGCCGCCGACGAGGCCGCGCGCCTCGCCGAGGAGCAGGGGCTCTTCTTCTCCGAGGCGTCCGCGCTCACGGGCGACAACGTGGAGCGCGCCTTCCTCACGCTCCTCGAGGAGGTCTTCGCCGTCGTGTCGCGCAGGGCGCTGGAGCTCGACGAGGCACGCCGGATGCGCGGCGACCAGGGCCAGGGCGATGGCGGCCGAGGCGGCGAGGTGCTGTCGCTCAAGGGGACCGCCGTGGATGTGGGCTCCATCATGGAGACCAGCGCCATGAAGAGGAGCTCGCAGTGCGCTTGCTCATGA
- the LOC8054885 gene encoding uncharacterized protein LOC8054885, giving the protein MPRLVPRRQAHGTARHGTAARDTTDDTVTPTAAGLAVADPTPADRPASLAMAATASSLSHLLLAPKPRPKAQPNPSHLRSHSITSPLPCRGRRSSLGVSAAASDLLSPAPSLKSRLAAGDTLYGLFLLSFSPTLAELAALAGYDYVVVDMEHGPGGIPEALACLRALDAARTPAVLRLPEASAVWAKKALDLGPAGLMLPAIESPAAAAEAVSHCRYPPRGVRGAAHPIVRASAYGFDDSYISRCEDDTLVICQVETATGIAEIDAIAAIDGVDVVQMGPLDLSASMGYLWDPGNRKVRAALREAERKVLEARKKKVAAASDGNAAYLGGFAMQNDPPEQLKLRGYHMVAGAVDIAMFRKAALDDVKRFREAVMEIGEEGDEDEKDEKENDGYWSE; this is encoded by the coding sequence ATGCCACGGTTAGTTCCACGTCGGCAagcgcacggcacggcacggcacggcaccgcAGCACGTGACACGACAGACGACACAGTCACTCCCACAGCCGCCGGACTCGCAGTCGCAGATCCCACCCCCGCCGACCGGCCGGCTTCGCTCGCCATGGCCGCCACTGCCTCCTCCCTCTcccacctcctcctcgcccccaAGCCCAGACCCAAAGCTCAACCAAACCCCTCGCATCTCCGCTCCCACAGCATCACGAGCCCGCTCCCCTGCCGTGGGCGGCGCTCCTCCCTCGGGGTCTCCGCCGCGGCATCCGACCTCCTCTCTCCCGCGCCCTCCCTCAAGTCCCGCCTCGCCGCCGGGGACACCCTCTACGGCCTGTTCCTCCTCTCCTTCTCCCCGACCCTCGCCGAGCTCGCCGCCCTCGCCGGCTACGACTACGTCGTCGTCGACATGGAGCACGGGCCCGGCGGGATCCCCGAGGCGCTCGCCTGCCTCCGCGCGCTCGACGCCGCGCGCACCCCCGCCGTCCTCCGCCTCCCGGAGGCTAGCGCCGTCTGGGCCAAGAAGGCGCTGGACCTCGGCCCCGCGGGCCTCATGCTCCCCGCCATCGAGTcccccgcggccgccgccgaggCGGTCTCCCACTGCCGCTACCCGCCGCGCGGGGTCCGCGGCGCCGCGCACCCCATCGTCCGCGCCTCCGCCTACGGCTTCGACGACTCCTACATCTCCCGCTGCGAGGACGATACGCTCGTCATCTGCCAGGTCGAGACCGCCACCGGGATCGCGGAGATCGACGCcatcgccgccatcgacggcgtGGACGTCGTGCAGATGGGCCCGCTCGACCTGTCGGCTAGCATGGGATACCTGTGGGACCCTGGGAACAGGAAGGTCCGGGCGGCGCTGAGGGAGGCCGAGAGGAAGGTGCTGGAGGCCAGGAAGAAGAAGGTGGCAGCGGCCTCGGATGGCAATGCTGCTTACTTGGGTGGGTTTGCAATGCAGAATGACCCGCCAGAGCAGCTCAAGTTGAGGGGTTACCATATGGTGGCTGGCGCAGTGGACATTGCCATGTTCCGCAAGGCGGCATTGGATGATGTCAAGCGGTTTCGAGAGGCAGTGATGGAGATCGGCGAGGAAGGTGATGAGGATGAGAAGGATGAGAAGGAAAATGACGGGTACtggagtgagtga
- the LOC110432926 gene encoding vacuolar protein sorting-associated protein 22 homolog 1-like: MRRRPGIAGLQNAAATRDQFRLVGENVAKVRTDVMKEQLATFRSQLEEFARKHKSDIRKNPVFRQQFHEMCAKVGVDPLASNKGVWAELLGIGDFYYELGVQIVDICIATRSHNGGLIDLLDLRKLLGQKRKATLESLSEDDCLRAISKLKVLGSGFEVISVGRRKLVRSVPTELNKDHSGILGLAQAEGYVTVEQVEREFSWSTGRAIDALETLLKEGLAMIDDGHRDGKRRYWFPCVTVSSDTAAVEAKS, encoded by the exons ATGAGGAGGAGGCCTGGGATCGCTGGCTTGCAGAATGCGGCGGCTACTCGC GACCAATTCCGGCTGGTCGGGGAGAATGTGGCCAAGGTCAGGACCGATGTCATGAAGGAGCAGCTTGCGACGTTCCGGTCACAGCTCGAGGAATTTGCTCGCAAGCATAAG AGTGACATCCGTAAAAACCCGGTATTTAGACAGCAGTTTCATGAGATGTGCGCAAAAGTTGGAGTAGATCCATTGGCATCCAATAAAGGAGTCTGGGCAGAACTTCTAGGGATTGGTGACTTCTACTATGAACTTG GAGTTCAGATAGTTGACATATGCATTGCAACCAGATCGCATAATGGTGGCCTGATTGATTTATTGGATCTCCGCAAACTGCTTGGTCAGAAGAGAAAAGCTACCCTGgaatcattatctgaagatgaCTGTTTACGTGCTATAAGCAAGCTAAAA GTCCTTGGCAGTGGTTTTGAAGTAATTTCTGTCGGGAGGAGGAAGCTTGTGCGTTCGGTTCCTACCGAATTAAATAAAGACCACAGTGGGATACTTGGGCTAGCTCAG GCTGAGGGCTATGTCACGGTAGAACAAGTCGAAAGGGAATTCTCATGGTCTACTGGGCGTGCAATTGATGCTCTTGAAACTTTGCTGAAG GAGGGGCTTGCTATGATCGATGATGGCCATAGGGACGGCAAACGAAGATATTGGTTCCCATGCGTTACTGTCAGCTCCGACACAGCTGCTGTTGAAGCCAAGTCATGA
- the LOC8062070 gene encoding uncharacterized protein PB18E9.04c isoform X1 yields MAPPPPNPKPATPPDSSTSKKKVTPAEVAFLVDRYLADNGFNAALAAFRSDAGRIYSPTKKTPKRPPIPLADILDEYIALKGASVAIESTMRAMQSLVSTYYASSSSTPPPVPPHVNMNMNMMMMPPLPPSHAVTGAQPSSPPLFFAPNSSSPPSQGTAGHASPLIHHYAHASTAVLVHNSSADLSTQAPTSLPTNKKRKASKSSGKTTASASKRSCIAPATTTDAKGRAVPVASHLSKDQKMASAAHPTSVQHSAMTKLPLQTSSVAKSLFRPLPPPAHSSPYTPQQSNPVQDQPAAYPSATPASAVANAHAQQDIGSSQCSIVSSKTLIVSPLKGSTYYAVERSYHVSSPLKPTIRSSPLKPTTCSSPLKPTTRKLDFDCTEPGPSDQIYDKTSTSSDEDKQYDFDIDFTNFDICDGEFSFSELLLDFDLDNEGVLNPSTSAEVQRLEPVGHMAEDPVLPDSVKPVAADSAEDLNQQAGATSVTSVRAITKRIKIVSPVKGRPAS; encoded by the exons atggcgccgccgccgcccaatcCCAAGCccgccactccccccgactctTCCACCAGCAAGAAGAAGGTCACCCCCGCGGAGGTCGCATTCCTCGTCGACCGCTACCTCGCCGACAACGGCTTCAACGCCGCGCTCGCCGCATTCCGCTCCGACGCCGGGCGCATCTACAGCCCCACCAAGAAGACGCCCAAGAGGCCTCCCATCCCGCTCGCCGACATCCTTGACGAGTACATCGCCCTCAAGGGGGCCAGCGTCGCCATCGAATCCACCATGCGCGCCATGCAATCTCTCGTCTCCACATActacgcctcctcctcgtccactCCGCCGCCTGTTCCGCCCCACGTCAATATGAATATGAACATGATGATGATGCCTCCCCTTCCCCCGTCTCACGCCGTTACCGGTGCCCAGCCGTCATCGCCGCCGCTCTTCTTCGCGCCGAATTCTTCGTCGCCTCCGTCCCAAG gaaCCGCCGGACATGCCTCGCCTCTCATTCATCACTACGCTCATGCATCCACCGCAGTCCTTGTCCACAACTCCTCCGCAGATCTGTCCACCCAAGCTCCCACCTCTCTGCCCACTAATAAAAAGAGGAAGGCTTCAAAGTCTTCAGGGAAGACCACCGCTTCAGCCTCCAAGAGATCCTGCATTGCTCCTGCTACAACCACAGATGCAAAAG GTAGAGCTGTACCTGTAGCCTCTCATCTGTCGAAGGATCAGAAGATGGCTTCTGCTGCCCATCCAACTTCTGTTCAACATTCAGCTATGACAAAACTTCCACTCCAAACTTCATCTGTTGCAAAGAGCTTATTCAGGCCACTTCCACCTCCAGCCCACTCTTCTCCATATACGCCGCAACAAAGCAACCCTGTACAAGATCAGCCTGCTGCTTATCCATCTGCAACTCCAGCGTCTGCCGTTGCAAATGCTCATGCCCAACAGGACATTGGCTCCTCCCAATGCTCTATAGTTTCTTCCAAGACTCTCATCGTCAGTCCTCTCAAAGGGAGCACGTACTATGCTGTTGAGAGGAGTTACCATGTCAGCTCCCCCTTGAAACCAACCATCCGCAGCTCCCCCTTGAAACCaaccacctgcagctccccctTGAAACCAACTACCCGCAAGTTGGACTTCGATTGTACTGAGCCAGGTCCCAGTGATCAGATTTATGACAAGACCTCTACCTCCTCTGACGAAGACAAGCAATATGACTTTGACATTGATTTCACAAATTTTGATATATGTGATGGTGAATTTTCGTTTTCTGAGCTGCTGCTTGACTTTGATCTTGACAACGAAGGTGTTCTGAACCCTTCCACAAGCGCTGAAGTTCAAAG ACTAGAGCCTGTTGGTCATATGGCAGAAGATCCTGTTCTACCTGATTCAGTGAAGCCAGTGGCAGCAGATTCTGCTGAAGATTTGAATCAACAAG CAGGAGCAACCTCTGTTACTTCTGTCAGGGCTATTACAAAGAGGATAAAGATTGTCAGCCCTG TCAAGGGCAGGCCAGCTTCTTAG
- the LOC8061342 gene encoding rhodanese-like domain-containing protein 14, chloroplastic produces MITMLAASSVVNSNLACSSRISSCSDFTSGHSWRPIEAVKLHRRAVSSIRISCAATKPAKTPAEEEWKVKRQLLAEKRVRSVDVKEALRLQKENNFVILDVRPEAEFKEAHPPGAINVQIYRLIKEWTAWDIARRAAFAFFGIFAGTEENPEFIQSVDVKVGKNAKIIVACSTGGTLKPTQNFPDGKQSRSLIAAYLLVLNGYSNVYHLEGGLYTWFKEGLPAVEGEE; encoded by the exons ATGATCACAATGCTTGCAGCTAGTTCTGTAGTGAACAGCAACCTTGCTTGCTCATCAAGGATATCATCCTGTTCGGATTTCACATCTGGCCATTCATGGCGTCCCATAGAGGCTGTGAAACTCCATCGTCGTGCTGTGAGCTCAATACGTATAAGTTGTGCTGCTACTAAACCTGCAAAGACTCCTG CTGAAGAAGAATGGAAAGTTAAGCGGCAACTTCTAGCGGAAAAGCGG GTACGCAGTGTTGATGTGAAGGAAGCACTGCGCCTTCAAAAGGAAAACAACTTTGTAATTCTTGATGTCAGGCCAGAAGCAGAGTTTAAAGAG GCTCATCCACCTGGTGCCATCAATGTACAAATATACAGATTAATCAAGGAATGGACAGCATGGGATATTGCAAGGCGTGCGGCGTTTGCGTTTTTTGGCATATTTGCTGGAACAGAAGAGAATCCTGAATTCATACAGA GTGTTGATGTGAAGGTTGGGAAAAATGCGAAGATAATTGTGGCATGTTCTACAGGAGGGACACTGAAGCCAACGCAAAATTTCCCTGATGGGAAGCAATCTCG GTCCTTGATAGCTGCGTACCTGTTGGTCCTGAATGGATACAGCAATGTGTACCATCTGGAAGGAGGGCTTTACACATGGTTCAAAGAAGGGCTACCTGCTGTTGAAGGAGAAGAATGA
- the LOC8054886 gene encoding uncharacterized protein LOC8054886 — MATEKRRRRHSPSASTPSASPTSSSNPEASILHSPSPPLDLIPDITSRLTSLEDFFALRASCRAYRAVLPPSRGALACQSPLLLVALFPSFSEALFHLSLRRLHRFRLPWGHHLPPSRRTLHYAHGYLVTATTASSHYPPRLLLLHLFSGEQLRLPKVPAPFTRVIISDDLAAVLFLPGRANVQHCHPGDALWRVATAGAPHVVDDMLFVDGTLYALVNGLRLATVELSDSLLELSILGEEVDDDSKPVGGQFTLGECGGDVLLISQDHTEMMMYHVYRWVFEVGKWVSITSLGGRTLFLGFFGFAACIGPDYPGIRGDCLYAAGPRLGEWHEYSLADGTCDVRYADYPGAPPLNNNSPIRPPVWVFPSLC; from the coding sequence ATGGCGACCGAGAAGCGCCGGCGGCGACACTCACCGTCGGCCTCCACGCCCAGCGCCTCGCCGACGTCCTCCTCAAATCCAGAAGCCTCTATATTGCACTCACCTTCCCCTCCGCTGGACCTCATCCCCGACATCACCTCGCGCCTGACCTCCCTCGAGGACTTCTTCGCCCTGCGCGCCTCCTGCCGCGCCTACCGCGCCGTCCTCCCGCCGTCCCGCGGGGCCCTCGCCTGCCAGTCCCCGCTCCTCCTCGTCGCCCTTTTCCCCTCCTTCTCCGAGGCGTTATTCCACCTCTCGCTCCGCCGCCTCCACCGCTTCCGCCTCCCCTGGGGCCATCACCTGCCCCCCTCCCGCCGCACCCTCCACTACGCGCACGGGTACCTCGTCACCGCGACCACCGCGTCCTCCCACTACCCCCCGAGGCTCCTGCTCCTCCACCTCTTCTCCGGTGAGCAGCTCCGCCTCCCCAAGGTCCCCGCGCCGTTCACCCGCGTCATCATCTCCGACGACCTGGCTGCCGTCCTCTTCCTGCCCGGCAGGGCCAACGTCCAGCACTGCCACCCTGGGGACGCGCTCTGGCGCGTGGCTACCGCGGGCGCGCCCCACGTTGTTGACGATATGCTCTTCGTCGATGGCACCCTCTACGCCCTGGTAAATGGCCTCCGTCTTGCCACAGTCGAACTGTCTGATAGTTTGCTGGAACTGTCGATTCTAGGAGAGGAGGTGGATGACGACAGCAAGCCGGTGGGAGGACAGTTCACGCTCGGCGAGTGCGGTGGTGATGTGTTGCTCATCAGTCAGGATCACACGGAGATGATGATGTACCATGTTTATCGGTGGGTGTTTGAGGTGGGGAAGTGGGTTTCAATCACGAGCTTAGGCGGGCGGACTCTGTTTCTTGGTTTCTTCGGATTTGCAGCCTGTATTGGTCCAGATTACCCAGGAATCCGAGGGGATTGCTTATATGCAGCTGGGCCGCGCTTGGGTGAAtggcatgagtactccttggcTGATGGAACTTGTGATGTTCGCTATGCTGATTATCCAGGTGCACCACCCCTGAACAACAATTCACCTATCAGACCTCCAGTCTGGGTCTTCCCCAGCCTGTGTTGA
- the LOC8062070 gene encoding uncharacterized protein PB18E9.04c isoform X2, translated as MAPPPPNPKPATPPDSSTSKKKVTPAEVAFLVDRYLADNGFNAALAAFRSDAGRIYSPTKKTPKRPPIPLADILDEYIALKGASVAIESTMRAMQSLVSTYYASSSSTPPPVPPHVNMNMNMMMMPPLPPSHAVTGAQPSSPPLFFAPNSSSPPSQGTAGHASPLIHHYAHASTAVLVHNSSADLSTQAPTSLPTNKKRKASKSSGKTTASASKRSCIAPATTTDAKGRAVPVASHLSKDQKMASAAHPTSVQHSAMTKLPLQTSSVAKSLFRPLPPPAHSSPYTPQQSNPVQDQPAAYPSATPASAVANAHAQQDIGSSQCSIVSSKTLIVSPLKGSTYYAVERSYHVSSPLKPTIRSSPLKPTTCSSPLKPTTRKLDFDCTEPGPSDQIYDKTSTSSDEDKQYDFDIDFTNFDICDGEFSFSELLLDFDLDNEGVLNPSTSAEVQRLEPVGHMAEDPVLPDSVKPVAADSAEDLNQQGATSVTSVRAITKRIKIVSPVKGRPAS; from the exons atggcgccgccgccgcccaatcCCAAGCccgccactccccccgactctTCCACCAGCAAGAAGAAGGTCACCCCCGCGGAGGTCGCATTCCTCGTCGACCGCTACCTCGCCGACAACGGCTTCAACGCCGCGCTCGCCGCATTCCGCTCCGACGCCGGGCGCATCTACAGCCCCACCAAGAAGACGCCCAAGAGGCCTCCCATCCCGCTCGCCGACATCCTTGACGAGTACATCGCCCTCAAGGGGGCCAGCGTCGCCATCGAATCCACCATGCGCGCCATGCAATCTCTCGTCTCCACATActacgcctcctcctcgtccactCCGCCGCCTGTTCCGCCCCACGTCAATATGAATATGAACATGATGATGATGCCTCCCCTTCCCCCGTCTCACGCCGTTACCGGTGCCCAGCCGTCATCGCCGCCGCTCTTCTTCGCGCCGAATTCTTCGTCGCCTCCGTCCCAAG gaaCCGCCGGACATGCCTCGCCTCTCATTCATCACTACGCTCATGCATCCACCGCAGTCCTTGTCCACAACTCCTCCGCAGATCTGTCCACCCAAGCTCCCACCTCTCTGCCCACTAATAAAAAGAGGAAGGCTTCAAAGTCTTCAGGGAAGACCACCGCTTCAGCCTCCAAGAGATCCTGCATTGCTCCTGCTACAACCACAGATGCAAAAG GTAGAGCTGTACCTGTAGCCTCTCATCTGTCGAAGGATCAGAAGATGGCTTCTGCTGCCCATCCAACTTCTGTTCAACATTCAGCTATGACAAAACTTCCACTCCAAACTTCATCTGTTGCAAAGAGCTTATTCAGGCCACTTCCACCTCCAGCCCACTCTTCTCCATATACGCCGCAACAAAGCAACCCTGTACAAGATCAGCCTGCTGCTTATCCATCTGCAACTCCAGCGTCTGCCGTTGCAAATGCTCATGCCCAACAGGACATTGGCTCCTCCCAATGCTCTATAGTTTCTTCCAAGACTCTCATCGTCAGTCCTCTCAAAGGGAGCACGTACTATGCTGTTGAGAGGAGTTACCATGTCAGCTCCCCCTTGAAACCAACCATCCGCAGCTCCCCCTTGAAACCaaccacctgcagctccccctTGAAACCAACTACCCGCAAGTTGGACTTCGATTGTACTGAGCCAGGTCCCAGTGATCAGATTTATGACAAGACCTCTACCTCCTCTGACGAAGACAAGCAATATGACTTTGACATTGATTTCACAAATTTTGATATATGTGATGGTGAATTTTCGTTTTCTGAGCTGCTGCTTGACTTTGATCTTGACAACGAAGGTGTTCTGAACCCTTCCACAAGCGCTGAAGTTCAAAG ACTAGAGCCTGTTGGTCATATGGCAGAAGATCCTGTTCTACCTGATTCAGTGAAGCCAGTGGCAGCAGATTCTGCTGAAGATTTGAATCAACAAG GAGCAACCTCTGTTACTTCTGTCAGGGCTATTACAAAGAGGATAAAGATTGTCAGCCCTG TCAAGGGCAGGCCAGCTTCTTAG
- the LOC110432961 gene encoding uncharacterized protein LOC110432961, with protein MGLKVFHWLNWRMHPNTEYCTIHGNKAMEDREDSVPHSVVEKDTEALLLRDVLLNGILAIGTLGHHVDSFCPEACIEEEDLLVMGDERVIEEDIDDEEPRNDQVKEDVALETEPCEPVLPIVEPAKMHSLSMKEDNFTCFVTEEILMREVEDGGAVNIQERPLLMVEKVEKVRTTLADLFAAEVFSSSAPGENSCQDIIHVAGASTSKHTSCMDKMHQKKPRKPPPKPLKATRKLSRVMRKMLGKKIHPEQLNGRSNAEGPLTA; from the exons ATGGGCCTAAAG GTGTTTCATTGGCTGAATTGGAGGATGCATCCTAATACTGAGTACTGCACCATCCATGGTAACAAGG CCATGGAGGATAGGGAGGACTCTGTGCCTCATAGTGTGGTTGAGAAAGACACTGAAGCCCTTTTGCTCCGTGATGTGCTTCTTAATGGTATACTTGCAATTGGCACACTTGGACATCACGTAGACTCATTTTGTCCTGAGGCTTGCATTGAAGAAGAAGATCTCCTCGTCATGGGTGATGAGAGAGTAATTGAGGAAGATATAGATGATGAGGAACCCAGGAATGATCAGGTGAAAGAAGACGTTGCATTGGAAACAGAGCCATGTGAACCAGTATTGCCTATTGTTGAGCCTGCTAAGATGCATTCATTGTCAATGAAAGAAGACAACTTTACATGCTTTGTAACAGAAGAAATCCTGATGCGTGAGGTGGAAGATGGGGGAGCTGTTAATATCCAGGAGCGACCACTTCTGATGGTAGAGAAGGTGGAGAAAGTAAGAACTACACTTGCTGATTTATTTGCAGCAGAAGTATTCTCATCAAGTGCTCCAGGGGAGAATAGTTGCCAGGATATCATCCATGTTGCTGGGGCATCCACTTCAAAGCATACATCATGCATGGACAAGATGCATCAAAAGAAACCAAGGAAGCCACCACCAAAACCACTGAAAGCCACAAGAAAATTAAGTCGG GTCATGAGGAAGATGTTGGGGAAGAAGATCCACCCAGAGCAGCTCAATGGGCGTAGCAATGCAGAGGGGCCCCTTACTGCATGA
- the LOC8062069 gene encoding uncharacterized protein LOC8062069, with translation MQRALLLRPLVGSPLVPAGPLAQPAVRRRCRFHGGVRVRSSTGEDGSEPGGGSGGGGAAASWLSSAVGEKVDELLRREENRALLEGVEDAERRVERARAALADIERQEAAARFARDEVRRLEKRRDEIAESQRELLQAREMIDEAQRSLSSSLEEGSFGDMSSGDVDQDSERIESVKAAAISSIVGVLASLPISFYEVEDLPQLFLRSSIVFICCALFGVTFRYAVRRDLDNIQLKTGAPAAFAFVRGLALLESGRTLELSTDTLISVTLDGAVSVVENIFIFLPAAVALDYCFKMRFLSPFPRRKQ, from the exons ATGCAACGCGCCTTGCTCCTCCGCCCGCTCGTCGGGTCCCCTCTCGTACCCGCGGGTCCCCTTGCTCAGCCTGCCGTGCGGCGCCGCTGCCGCTTCCATGGGGGTGTCCGCGTGAGGTCCTCAACCGGGGAGGACGGGAGCGAGCCCGGAGGCGGAAGCGGGGGCGGCGGTGCCGCGGCGTCTTGGCTGAGCTCAGCGGTGGGGGAGAAAGTGGACGAGCTTCTGCGCCGCGAAGAGAACCGGGCCCTGCTCGAGGGCGTCGAGGACGCCGAGCGCCGCGTTGAGCGCGCGCGCGCCGCGCTCGCCGACATCGAGCGCCAGGAGGCCGCCGCGCGCTTCGCCCGCGACGAGGTTCGCCGCCTCGAGAAGCGGCGCGATGAG ATTGCAGAGTCCCAGCGGGAATTGCTTCAAGCAAGAGAAATGATTGATGAAGCTCAGCGATCCTTGTCTTCTAGTCTTGAGGAAGGAAGCTTTGGAGATATGTCAAGTGGTGATGTTGATCAAGATAGTGAGAGAATAGAATCTGTAAAAGCTGCTGCAATTTCCTCTATAGTTGGTGTCCTGGCTAGTTTGCCCATATCTTTCTATGAAGTTGAAGATCTGCCACAACTATTCCTTCGGTCATCAATTGTTTTCATATGTTGTGCTTTGTTTGGTGTCACATTCCGGTACGCTGTTAGAAGAGATCTGGATAATATCCAACTAAAAACTGGGGCTCCTGCTGCATTTGCTTTTGTTAGAG GCCTTGCTCTGCTGGAATCTGGTAGAACCCTCGAGCTGAGTACTGATACCTTAATATCAGTTACTCTTGATGGTGCAGTCAGTGTGGTTGAGAACATTTTCATATTTCTGCCTGCTGCTGTTGCATTGGACTACTGTTTTAAGATGAGATTTTTGAGTCCCTTTCCTAGAAGAAAACAATAG